A segment of the Methanothermococcus thermolithotrophicus DSM 2095 genome:
AGTTTCAGATGCAAGGAATGAAATATTAACCGCTTATTCTTGTATGTATATTAATGAAAAGGAGATTTTAGAGAAGATACTTTATTCAAATACAACTGAAGAAATTATATATATCTTGAATGAGAAAAAAATATTAAATAAAGTTTTTAATCGTATTGCAGAAAGGGTCGTAGAAAGACTCTCCAGCAGATGGGAAGGCATAACATTCAATTGCATAATTATAGACATGAAAGGAAATATACTCGGTAGATGTTAATTTTTATATTATAATTTTTGTATATTTTTGATAACCAACTATGATAGTTAAAAAACGTACGTCCATATTTTTAACAAGTATATATGGTGAAAATATGTTCAAAAAAATGATTTCTTTAATTGGGATTCTGTTGTTAGTTGGTACAGTTTATGGAGAAGCAATATACATAGGAGATTTGACAATTAAAGATAGTAATAATTATGAAACTACAAAACCATTTACCATAAATAAGGTTGAAAATCAAGCATATGATTTAAGTTTTGTACATTATGGGAATGTGGACAATATAACCGTGGTTTTATATTTAAATAATTATTCCATTTTTATAATAAAAAAAGATCACCTAATCAATTTTGGCAATAAAAATAAACCAACAATTTCAATAGATATAACTGATAGAATTGTAAATGGGAAAAATAATATTTCATTAAAGTTAGTGGAAGGTAATCCCGCAAAGAACCAGTGGTATAAATTAAATAGGATAACTATATCAACACAAAATCCGCCAATAAAGACCCCAGTACCACTTGGAGCAATTGCCATCTCCTTAATTGGAGTGTTGATACTATTGGTGAGACATCATGAAAATAACTAAAATATATCCAGCTTTAATACTGTTTTTCATTTTATTGAGTGGATGTATCGAATTTAACGATAGTAACTACACTAGCGACAGTAGTTATAGTAGCTATGACAAATATAATTTTATACAAACACACGAACACTTTTATGGGTCGGTTTATAGGGTTGTAGATGGAGATACCGTTTATGTAGTCGCTCCAAATGGGACAGAATATAAAATAAGACTTCTTGGGGTGGATACCCCTGAAACATACATAAAAAATAAACCTTATGAATATTTTATAGATGAAAACACTGCTATGACAGATATAAACTATCTAAAAGAGTGGGGTTATAAAGCTACAGACTTTGCAAA
Coding sequences within it:
- a CDS encoding thermonuclease family protein, with translation MKITKIYPALILFFILLSGCIEFNDSNYTSDSSYSSYDKYNFIQTHEHFYGSVYRVVDGDTVYVVAPNGTEYKIRLLGVDTPETYIKNKPYEYFIDENTAMTDINYLKEWGYKATDFAKENLENKTVIVVFDKLSPRKGKYGRYLAYIFINNTTYGIQKPKVFVNFNEELVKNGYARVYISNFELKDVFLEYEKHAKSQRIGMWNWSGANN